One segment of Qingrenia yutianensis DNA contains the following:
- a CDS encoding copper amine oxidase N-terminal domain-containing protein, whose amino-acid sequence MKKFVSVLLAVFFTVNTALAAGGDSAGNEIGGLKFSPIVAGDVTDKITAVGALRTTRIPTVVPVSGQSFKRAAVIKNGKYGTMAQNSVAMRLEPTFTNGTISAGDIVVLSVYMKVANGEGYARPFVETKDNSANVIFETEPTKIDEIWKKYSYVTVAKADIPAVKININIGFSEQITYFADLKLDNYGSEYDISDVKKAVFGENYEIEEAEKAEQEKEEKKKALIGTAAFAANDPNVYTENGGERILSGSTPFSKNNKLYVPLRYVSEKFGAQVEYNAQTEGVTIIKDGDVIEVYKSSSMWKLNGRPWRAQYGIEYNGGSVFIPYDVISELLKIKCLYNSDKKICIFANTSESLDLLDKMKYTDDIYTESVLTPRENFNLTLESEYFESEVGTPAVLDVGDEIPSFKMESSIDADVRYKILRDSTVISENNTFHINNSEEKTFEISDKILTADLGEYKIEFQILSGDKTYYDALYFCIIDKSSLKNDDAVIVHKGSDGKLVYAPDYLGNRIPDYSGAGYKNGAVKIPDVPAVIEVSPSGGDDTANIQSAIDYVSHLPVRNDGTRGAVQLTKGVFKVSGMFTISSDGVVLRGSGNDNAKIANAVPTGDADEFAQKHKDTEGTIILLTTKVPETRMLDIIGTGGAVKIEASKQKIIDNYVPTGAYSFRVENASEYNEGDEIIIEQYGNLAWVHEIGMDNIPARTTQDANQKNNENSATVQWKEHTWTFERTIVKKEGNVIYIDMPVMNAIAEKWGGANIYKYTDTGRIQNVGVENMRVIAVWTPNSDNVDDTRHAGELATLKNCKDVWLRDITTEHLNLYNVNIYSTAKRVTVQDFYCLVAPPSYYMGNGYESTGRTFLETKVYVGRYGVYMGGQQVLVQRFHGTNLRHLVEYKNDVAGPNVAYDCKSVDYFSQMGPHMLWSAGGLYDNTDGALHIQNRLSMGSGHGWAGAWFTAWNTTDRLAVQKPPTAQNWAVGHIGAVSAGDYPQFEQGYWELEGTRSNIDSLFVAQTNERYGQSGLDVINAKADYDYTIHEVPTDLALDSISENSEKTDE is encoded by the coding sequence ATGAAAAAATTTGTTTCGGTATTGCTTGCGGTATTTTTTACCGTTAACACAGCGTTAGCTGCCGGCGGTGACAGTGCGGGTAACGAAATCGGCGGACTGAAATTCAGTCCGATTGTTGCCGGCGATGTTACTGACAAAATTACCGCGGTTGGTGCGTTAAGAACTACAAGAATTCCCACTGTTGTACCTGTCAGCGGACAAAGCTTTAAACGGGCGGCGGTTATAAAGAACGGAAAGTATGGAACTATGGCTCAAAATTCCGTTGCAATGCGCCTTGAGCCGACATTTACAAACGGAACAATTTCAGCAGGAGACATTGTTGTCTTGAGCGTATATATGAAAGTAGCGAACGGCGAGGGATATGCAAGACCGTTTGTTGAAACAAAAGACAACAGCGCAAATGTCATCTTCGAAACGGAGCCTACAAAAATTGATGAAATCTGGAAAAAGTACAGCTATGTCACTGTTGCAAAAGCGGATATTCCTGCGGTAAAAATAAATATTAACATAGGTTTCAGCGAACAGATTACATATTTTGCCGACCTTAAACTTGACAATTACGGTTCTGAATATGATATTTCCGATGTGAAAAAGGCAGTTTTCGGCGAAAACTACGAGATTGAGGAAGCGGAAAAAGCTGAACAGGAGAAGGAAGAAAAGAAAAAAGCGTTAATCGGTACGGCGGCTTTTGCGGCAAACGATCCGAATGTATATACCGAGAACGGCGGAGAGAGAATTCTGTCGGGAAGTACGCCGTTTTCGAAAAATAACAAATTATATGTGCCTTTGCGTTATGTTTCGGAAAAATTCGGAGCACAGGTTGAATATAACGCACAGACAGAGGGAGTAACCATAATAAAAGACGGCGATGTTATTGAAGTTTACAAAAGTTCATCTATGTGGAAATTAAACGGCAGGCCGTGGCGTGCACAGTACGGTATAGAGTATAACGGCGGTTCTGTTTTTATACCGTATGATGTAATATCGGAACTTCTGAAAATAAAATGTCTATATAATTCCGACAAAAAAATTTGCATTTTTGCAAATACTTCGGAGAGTCTTGATTTGCTTGATAAGATGAAATATACCGATGATATTTATACCGAATCGGTGCTTACACCAAGGGAAAATTTCAATCTGACACTTGAGAGTGAATATTTTGAAAGCGAGGTGGGAACACCTGCGGTTTTAGATGTCGGTGATGAAATTCCGAGTTTTAAGATGGAGAGCAGTATTGATGCCGATGTAAGATACAAAATTCTTCGTGACAGCACTGTAATCAGTGAGAACAATACTTTTCATATCAACAATTCCGAAGAAAAGACTTTTGAAATTTCCGATAAGATATTAACTGCCGATTTGGGCGAATATAAAATTGAATTTCAAATTTTGTCGGGTGACAAGACGTACTATGATGCTTTGTATTTCTGCATAATCGACAAAAGTTCACTTAAAAATGACGATGCGGTAATAGTTCACAAGGGCAGTGACGGAAAACTTGTGTATGCACCTGATTATCTCGGCAACCGTATCCCGGATTATTCGGGTGCCGGATACAAAAACGGCGCTGTTAAAATTCCCGATGTTCCGGCGGTAATTGAGGTTTCACCGTCAGGCGGCGACGACACGGCAAACATACAGTCCGCAATAGATTATGTTTCGCACCTTCCGGTCAGAAACGACGGCACGCGCGGAGCGGTTCAGCTCACAAAGGGTGTTTTTAAAGTGTCGGGAATGTTTACAATTTCATCGGACGGAGTTGTTTTGCGCGGTTCGGGCAATGATAATGCAAAAATTGCAAATGCAGTTCCGACCGGTGACGCTGATGAATTTGCGCAAAAGCACAAAGATACGGAAGGTACAATAATTCTTCTCACAACAAAAGTGCCCGAAACAAGAATGCTTGATATTATCGGAACCGGCGGTGCTGTTAAAATCGAAGCCTCAAAGCAGAAAATAATCGACAACTATGTTCCGACCGGTGCATATTCGTTCAGGGTTGAAAATGCGTCGGAATACAATGAAGGCGACGAAATCATTATCGAACAATACGGAAATCTTGCCTGGGTGCACGAAATAGGAATGGATAACATTCCTGCGCGAACCACGCAGGACGCAAACCAAAAAAATAACGAAAACAGTGCGACGGTGCAGTGGAAAGAACATACCTGGACATTTGAGCGCACAATAGTAAAAAAAGAGGGCAACGTTATTTATATCGATATGCCCGTAATGAACGCGATTGCCGAAAAATGGGGAGGAGCCAATATTTACAAATACACCGATACCGGCAGAATACAAAATGTGGGTGTTGAAAATATGCGCGTTATAGCGGTCTGGACTCCGAACAGCGACAATGTTGACGATACGCGCCATGCAGGCGAACTGGCAACACTAAAAAATTGCAAAGACGTTTGGCTGCGCGACATAACGACCGAGCATCTTAATTTGTATAACGTGAATATTTACTCTACGGCAAAAAGAGTTACTGTTCAGGATTTTTACTGTTTGGTTGCACCGCCTTCGTATTATATGGGAAACGGATATGAGTCAACGGGAAGAACATTTTTGGAAACAAAGGTTTATGTCGGAAGGTACGGCGTATATATGGGCGGTCAGCAGGTGCTCGTTCAAAGATTTCACGGTACAAACTTAAGACATCTTGTGGAATACAAAAATGATGTTGCAGGACCTAATGTTGCGTATGACTGTAAATCGGTTGACTACTTCAGTCAGATGGGACCGCATATGCTTTGGTCGGCAGGCGGATTATATGACAATACCGACGGAGCGCTGCATATTCAGAACAGATTGAGTATGGGAAGCGGACACGGCTGGGCAGGTGCGTGGTTTACGGCATGGAATACCACAGACCGTCTTGCGGTTCAGAAACCGCCTACGGCGCAGAACTGGGCAGTCGGACATATCGGTGCGGTATCGGCAGGCGATTATCCGCAGTTCGAACAGGGATATTGGGAACTTGAAGGAACACGTTCAAATATTGACAGTTTGTTCGTTGCACAGACAAATGAGCGTTACGGACAGAGCGGACTTGACGTGATAAACGCAAAAGCGGATTACGACTATACAATACATGAGGTTCCGACAGATTTGGCACTTGACAGTATTTCGGAAAACAGCGAAAAAACAGACGAATAA
- a CDS encoding helix-turn-helix domain-containing protein: MKIAGLREIRIKKGYTQIKVAMDLNITREALSYYKNGKRNPDISLLLAFSNYYGKSVDYLITGKEFGEK; the protein is encoded by the coding sequence TTGAAAATTGCTGGCTTGCGCGAAATACGCATAAAAAAAGGATATACACAAATAAAAGTTGCTATGGATTTAAACATTACACGAGAGGCGCTTTCCTATTACAAAAACGGGAAACGCAACCCGGATATAAGTCTTTTGCTCGCATTTTCAAATTATTACGGAAAGTCCGTTGACTATCTGATTACCGGCAAAGAATTCGGCGAGAAATAA